Proteins encoded together in one Canis lupus familiaris isolate Mischka breed German Shepherd chromosome 25, alternate assembly UU_Cfam_GSD_1.0, whole genome shotgun sequence window:
- the CCL20 gene encoding C-C motif chemokine 20 precursor has product MCSSKNLLLAALMMSVLLLHLCSKSEAASNFDCCLRYTEHMVPPGSIMGFTQQLANEACDINAVIFYTKKKKAVCADPKKKWVKRTVRLLSHRVKKM; this is encoded by the exons ATGTGCAGTAGCAAGAATTTGCTCTTGGCTGCTTTGATGATGTCAGTGCTGCTACTCCACCTCTGCAGCAAGTCAGAAG caGCAAGCAACTTTGATTGCTGTCTTCGATATACAGAACATATGGTTCCTCCCGGATCTATCATGGGCTTCACACAACAGCTGGCCAATGAAGCTTGTGACATCAATGCCGTTAT cttttacacaaagaaaaaaaaggctgtgTGTGCAGATCCAAAGAAGAAATGGGTGAAACGGACTGTGCGTCTCCTCAG ccATAGAGTCAAGAAGATGTAA